In Methanobacterium paludis, the following proteins share a genomic window:
- a CDS encoding Ni/Fe hydrogenase subunit alpha gives MKQIEISPVTRIEGHAKITVQLDDSGNVSDAHFHVMEIRGFEKFLEGAAVEEAPRITPRICGICQTAHHLSSAKATDAVFGLKPPETAEKLRELMLMGQYIHSHSLHFYFLGAPDLIMGPDADPAERNVVGIIKKDPELAKMAIKTRAIGQRITTAVGGKPIHPVTAIPGGQSKALTTEEREKILLDAKEAIGLIENGIGVAKPLFEQYSEAIETLGPVETYFGSLTDNGNLSLYDGPMKVIDKDGSTVHEFEPADYLDYIEEKVQPWSYLKFPYLKQIGFPEGNYRVGPLARLNVVDAVPTEKASALYGEFKDTYGIAQNTLLYHYARLIELMYAAERAVELLEDDAITGTDIRNHLNEPLMSRKDAEESDAKMRGVGIIEAPRGPLIHDYETDGAGIIQRANLIVATGQNNLSMDIGVRETAKALIHGDEISEGLKNRLEMVIRAYDPCLSCATHMLNGESPLVVDIHDSEGDLVKRRII, from the coding sequence ATGAAACAGATAGAAATAAGCCCTGTAACAAGGATCGAGGGGCATGCAAAGATCACCGTTCAACTGGACGACAGTGGAAACGTTTCAGACGCTCATTTTCATGTGATGGAAATAAGGGGATTTGAAAAATTCCTAGAAGGAGCAGCAGTTGAAGAAGCACCCAGAATAACACCAAGGATCTGCGGTATATGCCAGACAGCACACCATCTTTCATCAGCAAAAGCTACAGATGCAGTATTTGGACTTAAACCGCCAGAAACAGCAGAAAAACTCAGAGAACTCATGCTCATGGGTCAGTACATCCACTCACATTCATTACACTTTTACTTCCTAGGAGCACCAGACCTGATAATGGGTCCTGATGCAGATCCCGCTGAAAGGAACGTTGTTGGAATAATAAAAAAAGACCCTGAACTTGCAAAAATGGCAATAAAAACCAGAGCCATAGGACAGAGGATAACTACTGCAGTAGGTGGAAAACCAATACACCCTGTAACCGCAATTCCAGGAGGTCAGTCTAAAGCCTTAACTACTGAAGAAAGGGAAAAAATTCTTTTAGATGCTAAAGAAGCCATTGGACTCATAGAAAATGGTATTGGAGTTGCAAAACCATTATTTGAACAGTACTCTGAAGCAATAGAAACATTAGGCCCTGTTGAAACTTACTTTGGAAGTTTAACGGATAATGGCAACCTTTCACTCTACGACGGCCCAATGAAAGTGATTGACAAAGATGGAAGCACTGTACATGAATTTGAGCCCGCAGATTATCTTGATTACATCGAAGAGAAGGTTCAACCATGGTCTTATCTTAAATTCCCTTATCTGAAACAGATCGGGTTCCCAGAAGGAAACTACAGGGTTGGACCACTTGCAAGACTTAACGTTGTGGATGCTGTACCAACAGAAAAAGCTTCAGCACTTTATGGAGAATTCAAGGACACCTACGGAATTGCCCAAAACACACTGCTCTACCATTATGCACGTTTAATTGAGCTCATGTACGCTGCAGAAAGGGCAGTTGAACTCCTTGAAGACGATGCAATAACAGGCACAGACATAAGAAACCATCTTAACGAACCATTGATGAGCAGGAAAGATGCCGAAGAATCTGATGCAAAAATGAGGGGTGTTGGAATAATAGAAGCACCAAGAGGTCCGCTGATACACGACTACGAAACCGATGGTGCAGGCATAATCCAGAGGGCCAACCTTATAGTTGCAACCGGTCAGAACAACCTTTCAATGGACATTGGTGTGAGGGAAACAGCCAAGGCTTTGATACATGGTGATGAAATTTCAGAAGGTCTTAAAAACAGGCTTGAAATGGTAATAAGGGCCTATGATCCATGTCTTTCGTGTGCAACCCACATGCTAAACGGAGAATCACCACTTGTTGTGGATATACACGATAGCGAAGGTGATCTGGTTAAAAGACGTATCATTTAA
- a CDS encoding roadblock/LC7 domain-containing protein → MKTDPNVKNQLEKIVNNLGKLDGLEGSLIIDDQGNVLCHRILHDTDVSLFGPMAKVITSSSRRLLSSSSKGEIKSVLVESKRGKALFLQLGKVHLILLMETSANVGMGIISAKKAAKEINEVTKDIVSATDVVPSEGEEIETFEAILKPELKPESIESKISKPEYPDSKSTISQLEHPSKSTISQPEVEDAESSEIGYAKLEHESEIEDPKALKFVSSQGVETKKVEDAKEFKVKELVTIQAEPSDVESERKGIVETEKSQPKTSIPIIKPPITFPKLPQDVKIPENSEKRADLILDIYNALFMAMSIGASKIMGVAPARGLTKKFLPAEQCKKLLDGVDVKNNSTIDFDKIKENALKIPVEEREKVFITDFTKIITVITENYGKVMGYNAFRGMVRPEFKVITESYGDAMAELGIKENMHPELVSLFE, encoded by the coding sequence ATGAAGACGGATCCAAATGTAAAAAATCAGCTTGAAAAAATTGTAAACAACCTTGGTAAATTGGATGGTTTGGAAGGAAGCTTGATCATTGATGATCAGGGAAACGTTCTTTGCCACCGTATTTTACATGATACGGATGTTTCACTCTTTGGACCAATGGCAAAGGTAATCACAAGTTCTTCAAGGAGGTTGTTGAGCTCCTCCAGCAAAGGCGAAATAAAAAGCGTGCTTGTGGAATCAAAAAGGGGTAAAGCTCTTTTTTTACAACTTGGAAAAGTTCATCTTATACTGCTTATGGAAACCTCCGCAAATGTTGGAATGGGTATCATATCCGCTAAAAAAGCAGCAAAGGAAATAAATGAAGTTACAAAAGATATTGTTAGTGCGACAGATGTGGTTCCATCTGAAGGGGAAGAAATTGAAACTTTTGAAGCAATTTTAAAACCTGAACTAAAACCTGAAAGCATTGAATCAAAAATCTCAAAACCAGAATACCCAGATTCAAAATCTACAATTTCACAGCTAGAACACCCCTCAAAATCTACAATTTCACAACCAGAAGTTGAGGATGCAGAATCTTCAGAAATTGGATATGCAAAGCTAGAGCATGAATCCGAAATTGAAGATCCAAAAGCTTTAAAATTTGTAAGCTCACAAGGTGTTGAAACCAAAAAAGTTGAAGATGCTAAAGAATTTAAAGTTAAAGAACTTGTAACAATCCAGGCGGAACCTTCTGATGTAGAATCAGAGCGGAAAGGTATTGTGGAAACTGAAAAATCGCAACCTAAAACATCCATACCTATTATAAAACCTCCAATAACATTCCCAAAACTTCCACAAGATGTTAAAATACCTGAAAATTCTGAAAAACGAGCAGATCTAATTTTAGATATATACAATGCCCTATTTATGGCCATGTCCATTGGAGCAAGTAAAATTATGGGAGTGGCACCTGCAAGGGGCCTAACAAAAAAATTCCTTCCAGCTGAACAGTGCAAGAAACTATTGGACGGAGTGGATGTTAAAAACAACTCAACAATTGATTTTGATAAAATAAAAGAAAATGCACTGAAAATACCTGTAGAAGAACGGGAAAAGGTTTTTATAACCGATTTTACTAAAATTATAACAGTTATAACAGAAAATTATGGCAAAGTAATGGGTTACAACGCTTTCAGAGGCATGGTAAGGCCCGAATTTAAAGTTATAACTGAATCCTACGGAGATGCCATGGCAGAACTTGGAATAAAAGAGAACATGCACCCCGAGTTAGTTAGTTTATTTGAATAA
- a CDS encoding replication factor C small subunit encodes MNGPWVEKYRPQTLDDVVGQDHIINRLKKYIKEETSMPNLMFTGPAGVGKTTTAIALAKAVLGEYWRQNFLELNASDARGIDTVRHNIKNFCRLKAVGAPFRIIFLDEVDNMTKDAQHALRREMEMYTKTSSFILSCNYSSKIIDPIQSRCAIFRFAPVKGRHVMGRLEAIAAAENLKISPGAIESIVYFAEGDMRKAVNILQASSSMDEEVTEDSVHEVVSKAKPKDVRKIVNKALDGDFLGARDLLRESMVVQGTSGEDMVTQIYQEVSRMAMEELIPEDVYIDLIESIGEYDYRIREGANPRIQLEALLTKFLLQTKAD; translated from the coding sequence ATGAATGGACCATGGGTTGAAAAGTACAGACCACAGACTTTAGATGATGTTGTGGGTCAAGATCATATTATTAACAGGCTTAAAAAATACATAAAAGAAGAAACCAGCATGCCTAACCTCATGTTCACAGGCCCTGCAGGGGTTGGAAAAACAACCACAGCAATAGCACTTGCAAAGGCCGTCCTCGGAGAATATTGGAGGCAGAACTTCCTTGAACTCAACGCTTCAGATGCCAGGGGAATAGACACTGTAAGGCATAACATCAAGAACTTCTGCCGCCTAAAGGCAGTTGGAGCCCCATTCAGGATAATATTCCTGGATGAAGTGGACAACATGACCAAAGACGCCCAGCATGCCCTTCGTCGTGAGATGGAAATGTATACTAAAACTTCATCATTCATACTGTCATGTAACTACTCCTCAAAGATAATAGACCCAATACAGTCACGTTGTGCAATCTTCAGGTTTGCCCCTGTTAAAGGCCGTCATGTTATGGGAAGACTTGAAGCAATAGCTGCTGCTGAAAACCTGAAAATAAGCCCAGGCGCAATTGAAAGCATAGTCTACTTCGCAGAGGGGGACATGAGAAAAGCAGTAAATATATTACAAGCTTCCTCATCCATGGACGAAGAAGTAACAGAAGATAGTGTTCATGAAGTTGTGTCCAAGGCAAAACCTAAAGATGTGAGAAAAATCGTGAATAAAGCACTGGACGGCGATTTCCTAGGTGCCAGAGACCTTCTAAGAGAATCCATGGTAGTTCAAGGAACAAGCGGAGAAGACATGGTCACTCAGATATATCAAGAAGTTTCCAGAATGGCAATGGAAGAACTGATCCCAGAGGATGTTTACATAGACTTAATAGAGAGTATTGGAGAGTATGATTACAGGATAAGGGAAGGTGCAAATCCAAGAATTCAACTTGAAGCTCTCCTTACCAAGTTTTTATTACAAACAAAGGCAGATTAA
- a CDS encoding replication factor C large subunit — MLWTEKYGPKNFEEVLGNIKVKKEIMEWTEEWLKGNPQKCLLLVGPPGTGKTTMAHLAAKEFSEFVELNASDKRSYDIIKNTIGESALSRSLFGEGLKLIILDEVDGIHGTEDRGGTRAIGNIIKDGKHPLIMMANDPYSKRLTSLKTKCNVIKLRKVHTNSIVALLKKICVKEKIEFEEHVLRTLAKQSKGDLRSAINDLEAIAAGKKKVTSEDLELIGKKDEIVNIFDSVRTVLKSRNIHHIKDAMKVEAQPNFILELVAENIPREYEKAEEISKAYEMVSLADTYLGRAFQTRAYTYWKYSYQFMSLGVALAKAETYKKFAKYTTSSVYTKLSKNRAKRDLRDAVAEKIGEKLHSSKKVAREQFPYFEIMFQDDEIAYEIATYFGLDDKEVKLFRSKKIKVKKAKPTRKTSAKSKSNTEKDVKKDSEKYSGKSNKPGISKSSKETSSPSKSDAENSKTPKTRKTVKKAKRSQEKEEKTSKDKKAKSGEESSNSDKKDKQTSLFNF; from the coding sequence ATGTTGTGGACAGAAAAATACGGTCCAAAAAACTTTGAAGAAGTTCTGGGGAACATCAAAGTTAAAAAGGAGATCATGGAATGGACTGAAGAGTGGTTGAAGGGTAACCCCCAGAAATGCCTACTTTTAGTGGGGCCGCCAGGCACTGGCAAAACCACCATGGCCCACCTTGCAGCAAAGGAGTTTTCAGAATTTGTAGAACTCAACGCAAGCGATAAAAGGTCGTACGACATTATCAAAAATACCATCGGTGAATCTGCACTCTCGCGTTCCCTTTTCGGTGAGGGTTTGAAGCTCATAATTCTAGATGAAGTGGACGGTATTCACGGAACAGAAGATAGAGGCGGAACAAGAGCCATAGGCAACATAATAAAAGATGGTAAGCATCCATTAATCATGATGGCCAACGATCCCTACAGTAAAAGACTCACAAGCCTTAAAACAAAATGTAACGTCATAAAACTTCGTAAGGTGCATACAAATTCCATAGTTGCCCTTCTAAAAAAGATATGTGTTAAAGAAAAGATCGAATTTGAGGAACATGTGCTTAGAACCCTTGCAAAACAGTCTAAAGGGGATTTAAGGTCTGCAATAAACGATCTTGAGGCCATAGCTGCTGGGAAAAAGAAGGTTACCTCAGAAGATCTTGAACTCATAGGCAAAAAGGATGAAATTGTAAATATATTCGATTCAGTTAGAACCGTGCTTAAAAGCAGGAATATCCATCATATAAAAGATGCCATGAAAGTTGAGGCCCAACCTAACTTCATTCTAGAACTGGTGGCTGAAAACATTCCTCGAGAATATGAAAAAGCTGAAGAAATATCAAAAGCCTATGAGATGGTTTCTCTTGCAGATACCTATCTTGGAAGGGCATTTCAGACCCGTGCTTACACTTATTGGAAGTACTCTTACCAATTTATGAGTTTAGGAGTTGCACTTGCAAAGGCTGAAACCTACAAGAAGTTTGCAAAGTACACAACATCATCAGTTTATACAAAGTTGTCCAAAAACCGTGCCAAAAGGGATCTGAGGGATGCAGTTGCAGAAAAGATTGGAGAAAAGCTCCACAGCTCAAAAAAGGTTGCAAGGGAACAGTTTCCATACTTTGAGATAATGTTCCAGGACGATGAGATCGCCTATGAAATAGCCACCTACTTTGGACTAGACGATAAAGAGGTTAAACTCTTCAGATCAAAGAAAATAAAGGTTAAAAAAGCAAAGCCAACTCGCAAAACCAGTGCAAAATCAAAATCCAACACTGAAAAAGATGTTAAGAAAGATAGTGAGAAATATTCTGGAAAATCAAATAAACCTGGAATATCTAAAAGCTCTAAAGAAACATCCTCACCTTCAAAGTCTGATGCCGAAAACTCCAAAACTCCAAAAACTAGAAAAACTGTTAAAAAAGCAAAAAGATCTCAAGAAAAAGAAGAAAAAACATCAAAGGACAAAAAAGCAAAATCTGGAGAAGAATCATCTAATTCTGATAAAAAAGATAAACAAACGTCTCTTTTCAATTTCTAA
- a CDS encoding tRNA lysidine(34) synthetase, whose amino-acid sequence MNTETAEFLHKIGVDTRFVSILDEYVFINNLKFSRFSRRKEELFLRKFPYYKVIRSKLFQKICTRASRVLKNVIQPRDKIFLLKDQNCFNFTLYAVLESYTRKYGIELIFGDCLEDATGSGADSIALPITLDDEAESIIELMLNGAKIKPLSFDEEFGILKVICPIVNVPRPWIISWLEKYGLECTYENKASFSKDLIHFLEEFIPDVKENMLKSAKFVYEVE is encoded by the coding sequence ATGAATACAGAAACAGCTGAATTTTTACATAAAATTGGTGTTGACACAAGATTTGTGAGCATTCTGGATGAATACGTGTTTATTAATAATTTGAAGTTTTCACGATTTTCAAGAAGGAAAGAAGAACTCTTTTTGCGAAAATTTCCATATTATAAAGTTATAAGGTCCAAACTGTTCCAGAAGATATGTACCAGAGCCTCGAGGGTTCTAAAAAATGTAATTCAACCAAGGGATAAAATTTTCCTGCTTAAAGATCAAAACTGTTTTAATTTCACACTTTATGCAGTTTTAGAATCATATACAAGGAAATATGGTATTGAACTCATATTTGGGGACTGTCTGGAGGATGCAACGGGTTCTGGTGCTGATTCCATTGCTCTGCCAATCACACTCGATGATGAGGCAGAAAGTATCATTGAATTGATGCTTAACGGTGCAAAAATAAAACCTTTAAGCTTTGATGAAGAATTTGGCATTTTAAAAGTCATATGCCCCATTGTAAACGTTCCAAGGCCATGGATCATTTCATGGCTTGAAAAATATGGTTTAGAATGTACTTATGAAAATAAAGCAAGTTTTTCAAAGGATTTGATCCATTTTTTAGAGGAATTTATTCCAGATGTCAAGGAGAACATGCTTAAATCTGCAAAGTTCGTATATGAAGTTGAATAA
- a CDS encoding PRC-barrel domain-containing protein gives MVVILSSGSVNVELKAKKFLGKKVLDNDLFVVGEISDFNLDTETWSITALMVSTGILGIEGSFKVDHDEVAKIGDQVMLNLTKDEINERADRPLQKGAESAKKTLESVGKSVTKTGGDIKKSVKGKSLRKKEEGEDE, from the coding sequence ATGGTAGTTATACTCTCAAGTGGAAGTGTTAATGTGGAGTTGAAGGCAAAGAAATTTTTAGGAAAAAAAGTTCTGGATAACGATTTATTTGTAGTTGGAGAAATATCCGATTTCAATTTAGATACAGAAACATGGTCCATAACAGCTTTGATGGTATCTACAGGCATTCTAGGCATTGAAGGTTCATTTAAAGTGGACCACGATGAGGTGGCTAAAATTGGGGACCAGGTTATGTTGAACCTTACCAAGGACGAAATAAATGAGAGAGCAGACCGCCCCCTCCAGAAAGGTGCAGAAAGCGCCAAAAAAACCCTTGAAAGCGTGGGTAAATCAGTTACAAAAACCGGTGGAGACATCAAAAAGTCTGTTAAAGGTAAATCGTTACGTAAAAAAGAAGAAGGAGAAGACGAGTGA
- a CDS encoding DedA family protein: MVSIVEFLSLFVINIISSLGYWGVFIGMTLESACIPLPSEIIMTFSGFVVWQGNTNMTLWGITLVGALGNLLGSLIAYFVGLKGGRPLLEKYGKYILITHKNLETADKWFDKYGYEAVLISRVLPGIRTFISLPAGITHMNLKKFTIYTFLGSLPWCFVLGYIGVQLGPRWDIISKYFHILDIIVIIALIGLIGYMIYKYKYKNSTI; encoded by the coding sequence ATGGTAAGCATAGTTGAATTTTTGAGTCTTTTTGTGATTAATATTATAAGTAGTCTGGGTTATTGGGGTGTTTTTATTGGAATGACCCTTGAAAGTGCCTGCATACCTCTTCCAAGTGAGATAATAATGACTTTCAGTGGTTTTGTTGTGTGGCAGGGTAACACCAACATGACGCTCTGGGGAATAACCCTCGTCGGAGCACTGGGCAACCTCCTCGGATCACTCATAGCTTATTTTGTGGGATTGAAAGGTGGAAGACCGTTACTTGAAAAGTATGGTAAGTACATACTCATTACCCATAAAAATCTGGAAACTGCGGATAAATGGTTTGATAAGTACGGTTACGAAGCAGTGTTAATAAGCAGAGTCCTACCGGGGATACGGACCTTCATATCCTTACCGGCCGGAATCACACACATGAACCTGAAAAAATTCACAATCTACACCTTCCTGGGATCACTACCATGGTGCTTCGTACTAGGCTACATAGGAGTCCAACTAGGGCCAAGATGGGATATAATAAGCAAATACTTCCACATACTAGACATAATCGTCATAATAGCACTCATAGGACTCATAGGATACATGATATACAAATACAAGTATAAAAACAGTACAATTTAA
- a CDS encoding zinc metalloprotease HtpX → MKGASTWKLKLRLWIVTVALFALLYVIVMLISSYFGFGGPLAFTVLAFIIVFAQYMLGPKIVESTMRVNYVSEAEAPRLHAMVEDLAIKANIPKPRVGIAEIGIPNAFAFGKTKKDGRICVTRGILKLLDDEELEAVLGHEMSHIRHSDMIVMTLISVVPLICYYIFISTLFSSGERNSGGAIIGIAALGAYLAGQLLVLFVSRVREYYADQGSVELGCKPHKLASALYKLVYGSAAANKDELKKVEGLKAFFVNDVSDASNEIKDLRQIDVNLDGVITEDELAELKYTPAKIGTGAKVMEILSTHPNMVKRVKRLAELS, encoded by the coding sequence ATGAAAGGTGCAAGTACATGGAAGCTAAAATTGAGACTTTGGATAGTCACAGTGGCATTATTTGCATTACTTTACGTTATTGTAATGCTTATTAGTTCTTACTTTGGCTTTGGAGGGCCGCTCGCCTTTACAGTTCTTGCATTCATAATTGTGTTTGCCCAGTACATGCTCGGCCCCAAAATAGTTGAAAGCACCATGAGGGTTAACTACGTATCTGAGGCTGAAGCCCCACGTTTACATGCTATGGTTGAAGACCTTGCCATCAAAGCAAATATACCAAAACCTAGAGTTGGTATTGCTGAAATAGGCATTCCAAACGCATTTGCATTTGGAAAAACTAAGAAGGATGGAAGGATCTGCGTAACTCGCGGTATTTTAAAGCTTTTAGATGACGAAGAGCTTGAAGCTGTTCTAGGACATGAAATGTCCCACATACGCCACAGCGACATGATTGTAATGACCCTCATTAGCGTTGTGCCCCTGATATGTTACTACATCTTCATAAGCACCCTTTTTTCAAGTGGCGAAAGGAACAGTGGCGGTGCAATAATTGGAATAGCTGCCCTTGGAGCTTATCTAGCAGGACAACTTCTTGTTCTTTTTGTTTCACGTGTGCGGGAATATTATGCTGACCAGGGAAGTGTTGAACTTGGATGTAAACCTCACAAACTTGCAAGTGCCCTTTACAAACTTGTATACGGATCTGCTGCAGCCAATAAAGACGAGTTAAAAAAAGTAGAAGGTTTAAAGGCCTTTTTTGTAAACGATGTTTCTGATGCAAGCAATGAAATCAAAGACTTAAGACAGATAGATGTGAACCTGGATGGAGTTATAACTGAGGATGAACTTGCAGAACTTAAATATACCCCCGCCAAGATTGGTACCGGCGCCAAAGTAATGGAAATTCTATCAACACATCCCAACATGGTTAAAAGGGTCAAAAGACTGGCTGAACTCAGCTAA
- a CDS encoding YwbE family protein, with translation MNGQNRKDIKRGSEVYIVLKKDQRSGKRTKGIVKDLLTKSSFHPHGIKVRLEDGQVGRVQEIIK, from the coding sequence ATGAATGGACAAAACAGAAAAGATATTAAAAGGGGATCTGAAGTTTATATAGTACTGAAAAAAGATCAACGTAGTGGAAAAAGGACTAAAGGCATAGTTAAAGATTTACTCACGAAATCTTCATTTCACCCTCATGGAATAAAGGTAAGACTTGAAGATGGGCAGGTGGGGAGAGTTCAGGAGATAATAAAATAA
- a CDS encoding S24/S26 family peptidase, with protein sequence MKSRTWMILASIAVIALAVTAFYVSSNSHDVGITIKTNGTAITAVDMTSFSIIPSSMRSEIWQTSGNDLNDDKSTVDSFKSDIKAIAKKYNCTASVKIESQFGVDQLPMPASVKGTSMVPTLQDGQSIILLKTTDLKVGEIVVARHPTYGLIVKRLAAINGSQVYLRSDNRQIEVIGTKTVVENGRSEVLTIEKTPLDTWLPKENVVGVVKVY encoded by the coding sequence ATGAAATCAAGGACATGGATGATTTTAGCATCGATCGCAGTGATTGCTCTAGCGGTTACGGCATTTTATGTAAGTTCCAATTCACATGATGTTGGTATAACCATAAAAACCAATGGAACAGCCATAACAGCTGTAGATATGACGTCTTTTTCCATCATTCCATCCAGCATGAGAAGCGAAATCTGGCAGACGTCGGGCAACGATTTAAACGATGATAAAAGTACTGTTGATAGTTTTAAATCGGATATTAAAGCCATTGCAAAGAAATATAACTGCACCGCTTCAGTTAAGATAGAATCGCAGTTTGGAGTAGACCAACTTCCAATGCCGGCCAGTGTAAAGGGGACATCAATGGTTCCAACTCTTCAGGATGGTCAGAGTATAATTCTGCTTAAAACAACAGATTTAAAAGTTGGGGAGATTGTGGTTGCACGCCACCCAACCTATGGCCTCATAGTAAAGAGGCTTGCAGCAATCAATGGTAGTCAAGTCTATCTTAGAAGTGATAACAGGCAGATAGAAGTGATTGGTACCAAAACAGTGGTAGAAAACGGTCGTTCAGAGGTTTTAACCATTGAAAAAACACCTTTGGATACATGGCTCCCAAAAGAGAACGTGGTTGGGGTCGTGAAGGTTTATTAA
- the aroD gene encoding type I 3-dehydroquinate dehydratase, producing the protein MPEKPMICVPILEKNSESVIKSANNAIKMGADILEFRIDGLDDPDPDEIKGLIKDINYPFIATNRTSKEGGSFDGSEEERIEILFEAAKYADFVDIELKTDENYRSKIIKVSKATIISYHDFKKTPSVTELLDIVKRESEIGDISKFAVMPENIQDTLVVLEVLSRVQNTIGISMGNIGKYTRVIAPLFGSPITFASLDKKSAPGQLDVTNTRNILDKLGNW; encoded by the coding sequence TTGCCTGAAAAACCAATGATATGTGTCCCTATACTTGAAAAAAACTCTGAATCTGTTATTAAATCTGCAAATAATGCCATAAAAATGGGTGCAGATATACTAGAGTTCAGAATAGATGGGCTTGACGATCCGGATCCAGATGAGATAAAAGGTCTAATTAAGGATATAAACTACCCTTTTATTGCAACAAACAGAACGTCCAAGGAAGGAGGATCATTCGATGGATCGGAGGAGGAAAGAATAGAAATTCTTTTTGAAGCCGCTAAATATGCTGATTTTGTCGATATAGAGCTTAAAACCGATGAAAATTACAGATCAAAAATTATAAAAGTTTCAAAGGCTACTATAATTTCATATCATGATTTTAAAAAAACTCCTTCTGTAACAGAACTTCTGGATATTGTAAAAAGGGAAAGTGAAATTGGAGATATTTCAAAGTTTGCTGTGATGCCTGAGAACATACAGGACACTCTGGTGGTATTGGAAGTATTGTCACGTGTTCAAAATACCATAGGAATTTCCATGGGGAATATTGGAAAGTACACCAGGGTTATTGCACCACTTTTCGGTTCACCCATTACTTTCGCGTCATTGGATAAAAAATCAGCGCCAGGCCAGCTGGACGTCACAAACACGAGGAATATTTTAGATAAACTGGGAAATTGGTGA
- the sucD gene encoding succinate--CoA ligase subunit alpha gives MIILDESTRCVVQGVTGKQGSFHTEQMLKYGTDIILAGTSPGKGGQKFGELDVYNSIEEVKEEIDINASIIFVPAPFAKDAAFEAISQLDLAVIITEHIPVHDSMEIVEYAKQNNTTIIGPNTPGIITPGIGKLGIMPTHIFNEGNIGIVSRSGTLTYEVASQITNAGMGQSTCLGIGGDPVVGMDFSDVLQMFEDDKDTDVMVMIGEIGGNAEEKAAEFIAQNIQKPVIAYIAGVTAPEGKRMGHAGAIIEGESGTAASKIKALKNAGVHVVTRPSEIAEIVKQL, from the coding sequence ATGATAATTCTTGATGAAAGCACAAGATGTGTTGTGCAAGGAGTTACAGGTAAACAGGGTTCATTTCACACGGAACAGATGCTCAAATACGGTACAGATATAATATTGGCAGGAACCAGCCCTGGAAAAGGCGGGCAAAAGTTTGGAGAACTTGATGTTTACAACTCCATAGAGGAAGTTAAAGAAGAAATAGATATCAATGCGTCCATAATATTTGTGCCGGCACCCTTTGCAAAAGATGCGGCCTTTGAAGCCATATCACAGCTTGACCTTGCAGTCATAATAACAGAACATATTCCAGTCCACGACTCAATGGAAATAGTTGAATACGCAAAACAGAACAATACCACTATTATAGGGCCGAACACCCCCGGGATAATAACACCGGGCATTGGAAAGCTCGGAATAATGCCCACCCACATATTTAACGAAGGAAACATTGGAATAGTTTCAAGGAGTGGGACACTGACCTACGAAGTAGCAAGTCAAATAACCAATGCAGGCATGGGTCAAAGTACATGTTTAGGAATTGGAGGCGACCCTGTTGTTGGGATGGACTTTTCAGACGTCCTTCAAATGTTTGAGGATGATAAAGATACTGACGTTATGGTAATGATCGGTGAGATCGGTGGAAATGCAGAGGAGAAAGCAGCGGAGTTCATAGCTCAAAACATTCAAAAACCGGTTATAGCTTACATTGCAGGTGTAACCGCCCCAGAGGGTAAAAGAATGGGGCATGCTGGTGCCATAATAGAAGGTGAAAGCGGTACAGCTGCAAGTAAAATAAAAGCCCTTAAAAATGCAGGAGTGCACGTTGTAACACGACCTTCTGAGATTGCAGAAATTGTTAAACAGCTTTAA